The following coding sequences are from one Nasonia vitripennis strain AsymCx chromosome 1 unlocalized genomic scaffold, Nvit_psr_1.1 chr1_random0004, whole genome shotgun sequence window:
- the LOC116417825 gene encoding uncharacterized protein LOC116417825 — protein MERTRDYDLLFTNTILQCEEENAYICDIQGFQRIAEDTFIFKEISFLNLRKTALPTAYLFKPPMAWEELTEKEKCMTQWLEKSHHGIAWNSGDIPYHRLHRILQICTQGVEKIFIKEEQKAQWIKNILPNISISNVEDFGSPPLEKVLSENQYSIMLSAYGGNQCALFTMSYRYELGC, from the exons ATGGAAAGAACACGCGACTACGATTTGTTGTTTACAAATACTATCCTGCAATGTGAAGAAGAAAACGCTTATATTTGCGACATTCAAGGATTTCAGAGAATCGCGGaagatacttttattttcaaagaaataagtttCCTTAATTTAAGGAAAACTGCCTTACCGACCGCGTATCTTTTCAAACCTCCAATGGCCTGGGAGGAACTTACTGAAAAGGAAAAATGCATGACTCAATGGTTGGAAAAGAGTCATCATGGAATAGCATGGAACTCTGGCGATATTCCGTATCACCGTCTCCATCGAATTTTACAAATCTGCACGCAAGGAGtagagaaaatatttataaaagaagagCAGAAAGCCCAAtggataaaaaatatattaccaAACAT TTCCATTTCAAATGTTGAAGACTTTGGAAGTCCACCTCTTGAAAAAGTATTAAGTGAAAACCAGTACTCAATCATGCTCTCTGCATACGGAGGAAACCAATGTGCGCTATTCACAATGTCGTATCGATACGAGCTTGGCTGCTAA